The following proteins are encoded in a genomic region of Spirosoma sp. SC4-14:
- the modB gene encoding molybdate ABC transporter permease subunit has protein sequence MPIDWEPIWLTLRLASITTGILLLLGIPLAGWLALSQFQLKPVVETLISLPLVLPPSVVGFYLLLAFSPTSWLGAWLLHTINVQLVFSFEGLVIASLLYSLPFMVHPIQAGLENLPASWREVAYTLGQSPTRTLWRVLLPNCKPALLTGIVLSFAHTIGEFGLVLMIGGNLPGQTRVASIAIYDEVELLHFESAHTYAALLLGISFLVLLLVYGINKRVTV, from the coding sequence ATGCCCATTGACTGGGAACCGATCTGGCTTACGTTGCGACTGGCCAGTATTACTACAGGAATTTTATTGCTGCTCGGCATACCGCTGGCTGGCTGGCTGGCCCTTAGCCAGTTCCAGCTTAAACCGGTGGTCGAAACGCTGATTAGCCTTCCGCTCGTACTCCCGCCATCGGTAGTTGGTTTTTATTTATTGCTCGCCTTCAGCCCAACAAGCTGGCTGGGAGCCTGGCTGTTGCACACAATTAATGTTCAGTTGGTTTTTTCGTTCGAAGGCCTGGTAATTGCTTCGCTGCTCTATAGCCTGCCTTTTATGGTTCATCCGATTCAGGCCGGACTCGAAAACTTACCCGCTTCCTGGCGCGAAGTGGCGTACACCCTCGGCCAATCGCCAACCCGCACGCTCTGGCGTGTTTTGCTTCCGAACTGTAAACCGGCTCTGCTGACCGGAATTGTGCTGTCGTTTGCGCATACCATCGGCGAATTTGGCCTGGTGCTCATGATTGGCGGAAACCTGCCCGGTCAAACCCGCGTTGCCTCTATTGCTATTTACGATGAAGTGGAGTTATTACATTTTGAGTCGGCACATACCTACGCGGCCCTGTTGCTGGGAATCTCCTTCCTGGTTCTGCTTTTGGTTTATGGCATTAACAAACGCGTTACCGTATGA
- the modA gene encoding molybdate ABC transporter substrate-binding protein produces the protein MKKLVLFFLLWPVGLRAQTIRVAVAANAQFVMEKLRMEFQKKTGITVESIVSSSGKLTTQIQQGAPYDVFLSADMNYPETLFRQKLTQQAPLVYAYGTLVLWTMGNLPLSADLKMLQNPAVRHIAIANPAKAPYGEAAESVLKQARLPQSIRTKIVYGESIAQVNQYILSRSAEVGFTAKSVVLDSSLKERGHWLELPSKSYSPIAQGVVVLKRTSESKAAQEFVQFLRGPNARRILQQFGYRVP, from the coding sequence ATGAAAAAACTGGTTCTTTTCTTTTTACTTTGGCCTGTTGGCCTTCGGGCCCAAACAATCCGGGTGGCGGTTGCCGCCAATGCCCAGTTTGTTATGGAAAAACTTCGAATGGAGTTCCAGAAAAAAACGGGTATCACCGTAGAGTCGATTGTCAGCTCATCGGGCAAACTCACTACGCAGATTCAGCAGGGTGCTCCTTACGATGTGTTTTTATCGGCCGATATGAATTACCCGGAAACGCTTTTCAGGCAAAAGCTGACTCAACAGGCTCCCCTTGTTTATGCTTACGGCACGCTTGTTCTCTGGACAATGGGCAACCTGCCTCTGTCGGCAGATCTGAAAATGCTGCAAAATCCGGCCGTACGGCATATTGCCATAGCCAATCCAGCCAAAGCGCCTTATGGCGAAGCGGCTGAGAGTGTACTCAAACAAGCCCGATTGCCCCAATCCATCCGTACCAAAATCGTCTATGGCGAAAGCATTGCTCAGGTCAATCAGTATATTTTATCAAGATCGGCAGAAGTCGGCTTTACGGCAAAATCGGTTGTGCTGGATTCGAGTCTGAAAGAGCGCGGCCACTGGCTTGAGTTACCATCTAAAAGCTACTCGCCCATTGCCCAGGGTGTTGTTGTACTAAAACGAACCAGCGAAAGCAAGGCGGCTCAGGAATTTGTTCAGTTTTTGCGCGGCCCGAATGCCCGCCGTATTTTGCAACAGTTCGGCTATCGTGTACCCTAA
- a CDS encoding response regulator transcription factor → MTVLLVEDDANLTDFIQKGLQAEGMQVTVVYDGFIGKLTIDERAFDVVVLDVNLPSINGYELCEHIKKTRPGVPVLLLTALGSLSHKVVGFGAGADDYLAKPFEFQELVLRLKALARRPISVDVRSTKLKMADLELDVDARLVTRAGKLIALTAREYALLEYLMRNAGRIVNRIDILQQVWELNFDTNTNIVDVYINYLRRKIDKDFEPKLLHTVIGMGYQLRYES, encoded by the coding sequence ATGACTGTTTTATTAGTTGAGGATGACGCTAATCTAACTGACTTTATTCAAAAAGGACTACAAGCTGAAGGTATGCAGGTGACGGTAGTTTACGATGGCTTTATCGGTAAACTTACCATCGACGAACGAGCATTTGATGTGGTAGTGCTTGATGTGAATCTGCCCAGCATCAATGGGTATGAATTATGCGAACACATCAAAAAAACGCGGCCTGGGGTGCCGGTTCTATTGCTGACGGCTTTGGGGAGCTTATCGCACAAAGTAGTTGGTTTTGGTGCGGGTGCCGACGATTATCTGGCCAAACCGTTTGAATTTCAGGAACTGGTGCTTCGTCTGAAAGCCCTTGCCCGACGGCCCATATCGGTTGATGTGCGCTCAACAAAACTTAAAATGGCCGATCTGGAACTGGATGTCGATGCCCGGTTGGTTACTCGGGCCGGAAAGCTGATCGCGCTAACTGCTCGTGAGTATGCGCTGCTCGAATACCTGATGCGGAATGCCGGACGGATCGTTAACCGGATCGACATCCTTCAGCAAGTTTGGGAGTTGAACTTCGACACCAATACCAATATTGTAGACGTTTACATTAACTACCTGCGTCGAAAAATCGACAAGGATTTTGAGCCGAAATTGTTGCATACAGTGATTGGTATGGGCTATCAACTTCGGTACGAATCATGA
- a CDS encoding HAMP domain-containing sensor histidine kinase: MTIRQRITIAFTVVVVTLFALFSLFIYTTYSSYRYTLFMSRLERRAEATKTFLTDRPTFRGTIIITLTEQYEALFDQDDTIIYSSAEENDYVPTPKFLEKVRQEHLIKFRYRTPSWTSQKEGVALAFVQDSKTYVAIVTAYDLHGHQAGRSLVLSLVVGNVLALLVIALSGLWLSDRAMRPFDRLITQIDQAPIDDFAFRLRMGKRPNEANRIAGSFNSLLGRLQELAKSQHQFVNYASHELRTPLAVVKGHLETAMAYENMLPGVRISVGIALTRLNTAIDLANALLKLAEIEGIDSGALWEEVNVADLVMDTVQMLEQAYPGQVIHVQFSDAFIANSTEGQVRGIPNLLQTAVGNVADNACKYANGKPIDLKLDYVPGRIEIQVKDWGIGIPADDLDNVFIPMMRAGNVGSARGFGLGLTLAKRIIEHHRGELTIQSTMGKGTTVTIQLPIHDD; encoded by the coding sequence ATGACCATTCGCCAGCGGATAACCATTGCCTTTACGGTTGTTGTGGTCACGTTGTTTGCGTTGTTTTCGCTGTTTATCTATACGACCTACAGTAGTTACCGATACACGCTGTTTATGAGTCGGCTCGAACGGCGGGCCGAAGCAACGAAAACGTTTCTGACCGACCGGCCAACCTTTCGGGGCACTATCATCATTACGCTGACTGAGCAGTATGAGGCTCTGTTCGATCAGGACGACACTATTATTTATTCGTCGGCTGAAGAAAACGATTATGTTCCTACTCCGAAATTTCTGGAAAAAGTCAGGCAGGAACACCTGATCAAATTCAGGTATCGAACTCCGTCCTGGACGAGCCAGAAAGAAGGTGTTGCTCTGGCGTTTGTTCAGGATAGTAAAACCTATGTTGCTATCGTAACAGCCTATGATTTACATGGTCATCAGGCTGGGCGGTCGCTGGTACTCAGTCTGGTTGTGGGTAATGTGCTGGCGTTGCTGGTAATTGCGCTAAGCGGGCTGTGGCTTTCCGATCGGGCCATGCGACCATTCGACCGGCTGATTACGCAAATTGACCAGGCTCCCATTGATGATTTCGCCTTTCGACTTCGAATGGGCAAACGGCCTAATGAAGCAAATCGGATTGCGGGCTCGTTTAATTCACTATTAGGCAGGTTGCAGGAACTGGCCAAAAGTCAGCACCAGTTTGTTAACTATGCATCGCACGAACTCCGAACCCCACTGGCTGTGGTGAAAGGGCATCTGGAAACAGCGATGGCCTATGAAAACATGCTGCCGGGCGTTCGGATCAGCGTAGGTATTGCTCTGACGAGACTCAACACGGCTATCGATCTGGCTAATGCCTTACTCAAACTGGCCGAAATTGAAGGAATCGATTCGGGGGCTCTCTGGGAAGAGGTTAATGTGGCCGATCTGGTGATGGACACTGTGCAAATGCTGGAGCAGGCTTATCCCGGACAGGTGATTCACGTTCAGTTTTCCGATGCCTTTATTGCCAACAGTACCGAAGGGCAGGTGCGGGGTATCCCGAATCTGTTGCAAACAGCAGTTGGTAATGTGGCCGATAATGCCTGTAAGTATGCGAATGGTAAACCCATTGATCTGAAACTGGATTATGTGCCGGGAAGAATCGAAATTCAGGTAAAAGACTGGGGAATTGGTATACCGGCCGACGATCTGGACAATGTATTTATTCCAATGATGCGAGCCGGAAACGTGGGGAGCGCTCGCGGGTTTGGCCTGGGACTAACGCTGGCCAAACGGATTATTGAACATCATCGGGGTGAGTTGACCATTCAGTCGACAATGGGGAAAGGAACAACCGTAACAATACAATTGCCCATTCACGACGATTGA
- a CDS encoding UTP--glucose-1-phosphate uridylyltransferase, with protein sequence MNVFVETITSADPAVRNRSFFELSRKLSATNLLKSLRELDEFRKSTTNLYDKVRAILFLYAGFRFFLMDARETPAIGKIPYTGFEDLLSRRFEQAIATFLHELDKQGPNAMLFSALADSYHHLSFQILADQVRKSVRSSKGNQWMFRVGHQDEHPIRIHPKLLQRADSSLFYPILHEQTSVRMDLTHSGWSDIFFLGMDYPEGARVINISIDLGVFGRDKDIRPPLHCYVRVISEPVLRLTSVDLNTTKDVHDLADLFNFGNDYLSLIKAGVIASGLIPPSFEGTNQSLADILSRVVAPGMGIELVTKVNDIPKGSRFAVSTNLLGSIISLLMRATGQTRNLEGGLEESERRLVASRAILGEWIGGSGGGWQDSGGVWPGIKAIQGTFAQEGDPEYGISRGTLLPRHRVLQGEAVHPDIQEKIMNSLVLMHGGMASNVGPILEMVSEKYLLRGEKEWAARQQTNQIFDNILAAIKEGDIKKLGANTARNWEGPIKTIIPWASTYFTEQIIAKAKKQFGDDYYGFLMLGGMSGGGMGMFVNPAQYEDYKMQVLDILRKTKNELSDSLPFAMEPVVYNWSINPKGTWASLHKGNEALMPEQYYGIHVSELVRKEPGSIPYIRRAEIDYFTTYCEQNNLAYPLLRTIVSNLFKVSDPTSQSNRSVENEKADRIKKENGFDYIQHEEIREELQKGRIGLARNRLLAETTIEDVKPEDIAQLEALSSYAQVGEEAIRAGKVGVLSLGAGVGSRWTKGAGVIKTINPFVEIDGVHRSFLEIHMAKTRKLSQTYNVLIPHLVATSYLTHGPIQKKLEQTGNFGYQGSTYLSPGRSIGQRFVPMERDLRFMWEEMPQETLDENKQKVRDAVRQSMIGWAKSKGEGTDYVDNIAAQRFSPLGHWYEVSNMLRNGTLAKLLAKHPEVETLMLHNIDTLGADVDPAALGYHLTSGNMLTFEVVPRRIEDRGGGLARVNGHIRLLEGLAQPREEDELNLSYYNTNTTWIQVDSLLQLFGLTRNDLQKGDEAQLAKAVRSVAHRIPTYVTIKDVKYRWGHGQEDIYPVAQIEKLWSDMSALADVQCGYIDVPRFRGQQMKDPAQLDSWVTDGSKDHIISLCSFVG encoded by the coding sequence TGGACGAATTCAGAAAGTCTACCACTAATTTATACGATAAAGTACGAGCCATTCTTTTCTTATATGCCGGTTTTCGGTTTTTTCTGATGGATGCCAGAGAAACACCGGCAATTGGCAAAATTCCCTATACCGGTTTCGAAGATTTGCTATCCCGCCGATTTGAACAGGCCATTGCTACATTCCTGCACGAACTCGACAAACAGGGACCGAATGCTATGCTGTTTAGCGCTCTGGCCGACAGTTACCATCATCTGTCGTTTCAGATTCTGGCCGACCAGGTTCGCAAAAGCGTTCGGTCGAGTAAAGGCAATCAGTGGATGTTTCGCGTTGGCCATCAGGACGAACACCCGATTCGGATTCACCCAAAACTCCTCCAACGCGCCGATAGTTCGCTCTTTTACCCGATTCTTCACGAGCAGACATCTGTGCGTATGGATCTGACCCACAGCGGCTGGTCGGATATTTTCTTTCTCGGCATGGATTATCCCGAAGGGGCCCGCGTAATCAATATCTCGATAGATCTGGGAGTTTTTGGGCGCGACAAAGATATCCGCCCACCCCTGCATTGTTATGTGCGGGTTATTTCGGAGCCGGTTCTTCGGCTGACCAGCGTTGATTTAAATACCACAAAAGACGTTCATGATCTGGCCGATCTGTTCAATTTCGGAAACGATTACCTGAGCCTGATTAAAGCCGGGGTTATTGCATCGGGACTGATTCCGCCATCGTTTGAGGGAACAAACCAGTCGCTGGCCGATATTCTGAGTCGTGTGGTTGCACCAGGTATGGGTATCGAACTCGTTACGAAAGTAAATGATATTCCGAAAGGTTCCCGCTTTGCCGTGTCGACCAACCTGCTGGGCTCGATCATCAGCCTGCTGATGCGGGCTACGGGCCAAACGCGCAATCTGGAAGGTGGCCTTGAAGAGAGCGAACGACGGCTGGTAGCTTCACGGGCTATTCTGGGCGAATGGATTGGTGGTTCGGGCGGTGGCTGGCAGGACTCGGGCGGTGTCTGGCCAGGCATCAAAGCCATTCAGGGTACATTTGCGCAGGAAGGCGACCCGGAATATGGCATCAGCCGGGGCACACTGCTACCGCGTCACCGCGTATTGCAGGGCGAGGCCGTACACCCCGACATTCAGGAGAAAATCATGAACTCGCTGGTGCTGATGCACGGTGGCATGGCGTCCAATGTGGGCCCAATTCTGGAAATGGTATCCGAAAAATACCTGCTCCGGGGCGAAAAAGAATGGGCCGCCCGGCAACAGACAAACCAGATTTTTGATAACATTCTGGCCGCTATCAAAGAAGGTGATATTAAGAAATTAGGCGCCAATACTGCCCGAAACTGGGAAGGGCCTATCAAAACTATCATCCCCTGGGCCTCTACCTATTTCACCGAGCAGATCATTGCCAAAGCCAAAAAACAGTTTGGCGACGACTACTATGGCTTTCTGATGCTGGGCGGCATGTCGGGTGGCGGTATGGGCATGTTTGTGAATCCGGCTCAATACGAAGATTACAAAATGCAGGTGCTGGACATTCTGCGAAAAACCAAGAATGAACTGTCCGACTCGCTGCCCTTTGCCATGGAGCCGGTCGTATACAACTGGAGCATCAACCCAAAAGGTACCTGGGCTAGTCTGCACAAAGGAAATGAAGCCCTGATGCCCGAGCAATATTATGGCATTCATGTATCGGAGCTGGTACGGAAAGAGCCGGGGTCAATTCCATACATCCGCCGGGCCGAAATCGACTATTTCACAACCTACTGCGAACAGAACAATCTGGCGTATCCGCTCCTGCGCACCATTGTCAGCAATCTGTTTAAAGTGTCGGACCCAACGTCGCAGAGCAACCGAAGCGTTGAGAACGAAAAAGCGGACCGGATCAAGAAGGAAAACGGATTCGACTATATTCAGCACGAAGAAATTCGGGAAGAATTGCAAAAAGGCCGAATTGGTCTGGCACGTAACCGCCTGCTGGCCGAAACAACCATCGAAGATGTAAAGCCAGAAGACATTGCTCAGCTAGAGGCCCTATCGTCTTATGCGCAGGTTGGTGAAGAAGCCATCCGGGCGGGCAAAGTTGGCGTACTGAGTCTGGGAGCCGGAGTGGGTAGCCGCTGGACCAAAGGGGCCGGGGTTATTAAAACCATCAACCCTTTCGTGGAGATAGACGGTGTTCATCGGAGTTTTCTGGAGATTCACATGGCCAAAACCCGGAAACTGTCTCAGACGTATAACGTGCTGATTCCGCACCTGGTGGCAACGAGTTACCTGACGCACGGACCTATTCAGAAAAAACTGGAGCAGACAGGGAATTTCGGTTATCAGGGCTCAACCTATCTGTCGCCGGGGCGGTCTATTGGGCAACGTTTTGTGCCGATGGAGCGCGATTTGCGGTTCATGTGGGAAGAAATGCCGCAGGAAACTCTCGATGAAAATAAGCAGAAAGTTCGGGATGCAGTTCGTCAGTCGATGATTGGCTGGGCCAAATCGAAAGGCGAAGGCACCGATTACGTCGATAACATTGCGGCCCAACGGTTTTCTCCACTTGGACACTGGTACGAAGTATCGAACATGCTGCGCAACGGCACACTGGCAAAACTGCTGGCCAAGCACCCTGAGGTTGAAACACTCATGCTGCACAACATCGATACGCTCGGTGCCGACGTTGATCCGGCTGCTCTGGGCTATCATCTGACATCGGGTAACATGCTTACCTTTGAGGTTGTGCCCCGTCGGATTGAGGACCGTGGGGGTGGGCTGGCGCGTGTCAACGGCCATATCCGCCTGCTGGAAGGCTTAGCGCAACCCCGCGAAGAAGATGAGTTGAACCTGAGCTATTACAACACCAATACCACCTGGATTCAGGTCGATTCGCTGCTCCAGCTTTTTGGCCTCACCCGCAACGATCTGCAAAAAGGAGATGAAGCGCAATTGGCCAAAGCCGTACGAAGCGTTGCGCATCGGATTCCTACTTACGTAACCATCAAGGATGTTAAATATCGTTGGGGTCACGGCCAGGAAGACATTTACCCGGTTGCGCAGATTGAAAAGCTATGGAGCGATATGTCGGCCCTGGCCGACGTGCAATGTGGGTATATTGACGTACCTCGATTCCGGGGGCAGCAAATGAAAGACCCCGCTCAGCTCGATTCGTGGGTAACCGATGGTAGCAAAGATCATATAATATCGCTGTGCAGTTTCGTCGGTTAA